GTTCTTTCTGAATAGCCGGGGGTCGCTCCCTGTCTGCTCAGACTCATTCCCCAAACAGAAGCACCCCGTCTCCCATGGGCCAGTTGTGTACCTGACGCCAGCTGTGTCCTAGCAGGGAGTCCTTTCCTTTGCCTGGCAGCCCTTGTGGTGATGGGTGACGGTGAATCCCCCTGTACTCTAACTGCATCTGACTGTGCTCTTCGTTCTCCCTAAGAGCCCAGTTGCCAGTGCTGCCCTTGGCTGCCTGTGCCCCTGGGTCAAGGTGCTCTTCTTCACTAGGTGCTGTCTCTGCAGATGAGAACAGCAACCAGAGCTCCCTGTCAGACGTCTACCAGCTCAAGGTGGACAGCAGCCCCAACTCCAGCCCCAGTCCGCAGCAGAGCGAGTCTATGAGTCCTGCCCACACGTCCGACTTCCGCACGGATGACTCGCAGCCACCCACACTGGGGCAGGAGACACTGGAAGGTgagtgctgggctgggaagggaggaggtgGGTGGCTGGGCCTGGGAAAGGCCCTGCTGGAGCTGTTGCTTGTCTGGTAGGTGACTGTCAGGCACTGCTGGAAGCAGACAGGGTAGCGGGGACTCGTGCCTTCTGCTGGAGGTCTCCTCCCCTGgctcagggctgagctgggtgcTGCCATGCTCCGGGGTCAGCAGTTCCGTTAATGCTTCTgttctccccagagccttccctgccttcctcGGAAGTTGCAGATGAGCCTCCCACTCTAACAAAGGAAGAGCCAGTCCCCCTTGAGACTCAGGTAAGGGAAGGGGGATTGAAACCATGTCTGAATGCACACAGACCCAGCTTTGCCCTTTCACCCTGTTGCTGACCCTTGTAGCAGAAGCATCTGGATGGATGGACTTGCTCTGCAGTCCCAAAGTGCCCTCCAGGAGCTCCCTAAGCCTCCCAGCTTCCTGACCTGTCCCCTGGTTTggttcagattttaaaagtgtgAAGAAAGGAAGTGGCGGTGGAGTACAACGATGACTCTAGCCAACTCGGGGGCTGAAGTGGGTTCCCATTCCTGGTGTCCTGAGGCTTCCTCAGAGATGAGTCTGGGGTGTCcccacagcatggcacagctaTGTCTAGGCCCACATGGCTTGGTGGACACACTGAGCTCCTGTTGCTGCTCGTGACCACTGCTTCTGGCTCTTGCAGGTTACTGAAGAGGAGGACGACTCCGGTGCACCGCCTCTGAAGAGATTTTGTGCCGATCAGAACTCTGTGTGCCACACGGCCTCGGAGAGCTAGCttgcctgtccccagggagagcGCCTTCGCCAGCCCCTCGCAGAGCTGCCCGCCCTCCCCTGGGGGGACGGGGTGCTTCCTTTCAgtctgccccttccccagggacaGGCGCTCCTGCCACTCGCCATCcagcctgcccttccctgcccaggggcctcctgccagccccccgGAGGCAGCCTGCGCTCCCCGGGGCTGATGGGGCTGCCACCAGTACCTGCAAACTTGCCTCTATTTATTGgctccctctctccctgctgaCCTGTCCTGTAGCGTGGGGGTCTCCGGTGGGTGGTCTGCATGCACGGGGTGGGCAGTTGTCCACGGGGCTCTCGGTGGCCCCCAGGGCACTGTGGTGGGTGCTGtttgcctgctgctggctccccTGCCCGCCCTCCCCTGGGTGCTGCGAGCCAGAGGGCTGCCCTCCCCCCACGTGAAGGGTCTGTCTGCCCCTCTGCGGGTGGTGAGACGTGTGGGGGTGGCTGCGGGTGAGGctgagccccctgccctgccacgGCAGGACCCCGCTGGGACGCTGTGCAATAAGCTGCTAGTTTAAGCCATTAGTGTTGGGAGAGAGGGGAGCGCTCCCACCCTCAGGGGGGTCGCCTCTGCTCTGCCGCGGGCGCCAGCATAAGGACCCCCACCCTGTCAGGGCCGGCTGCATTGGGCCCCCCCGGCCGAGAGCAGGGGGAGTTGCTCCCCCgtgcccagcagagccctgcaccGGCCTAGGTACCATCCCGGTACGAGGGAGGATGCGGCAGggtgccctccccccccccccccccctccccgcaggaagcccccccacccctggcccccagctcctgccgccagcccccagcctcccccgCCGCCACTGCATGTCCTGCCGAGTCTGTGATCGAGCCTGGCGAAGCCGAAGGCGCGGCCGCGCGTGGAAGTGGAAAGTTATTTTAGCACtgaatagaatatttttaaaattaaactatttGAAATACAGTGCCCGGTGtctgcagggggagggggggttgtggtggggtgggaggccAGGGCCCgcagtggggggggggaagcccggggcagcccccagccatcTGCAGCAGCGAGTACCCAGCGAGCATCCCCAGGGCCCAGGGGGACCGAGGGCTGTGGTCCCtggcgggggcagggggggatgTCTTGGTGCGCAGTGTCAAGTTAACTGCAAGACCTCAATATGCAAAAGAGCCCAAATAAGCAGCTTTGTTAGTACGAGGCCTGCAGGTACGCCAGCAATAGTCTGCCTGTGGTTTGttgcaaataattatttttattttccagtttattAAATCCAGTGTATAAACTGAAGCTGAAGGCACACAGTTTTCTGTTGTACTGCTGTGTATAATTGTGGTTTTAATATCTCATTTTGAGAGCAAAATGGCCAGACAAGGGCAGCTGCTGATGAATTTAGAAAGAAACTATCCCGATGCAGTAGTAGATATTGAGGAAAATAGCTGTAGGAGAGAGCTCCAGCAAGGAGATCTTGCAATCAGAAAGGGCAATGAAGAGCTTTCTGCAGTAGCGTGTGCATTGCTGAATTCAGGAGGAGGAGTGATGATGGAGATCAGAATTCCAGGTCTCAGGAGCTCGGCTTTGGCCTGGACATAGAGCAGACCCTCGGGGTGCATTGACTGCACCGGCCAGCGAATACCTCATGGATGCAGCAGTGGAGtcacttgctgctttttgttaaaACGTGGAACTGTGGAGGTCCAGCCTCTATAGCTTGAGCGCTGGTTTGTTcggagggggaaggaaagctgTGCCGATGTGCCAGGCACCGTGCTGAGAGTGAGCCAAGCGCTAGGAGAGCTCTGCTGAAATTTGATGGGGGTGCAAAGGACACTCCTCTGAACACAGAGCCACAGCATCCAAGGTGCCGCAGCCTGGCTTGTAACAAACTGGTGGTTGAGGAGGTCCTGGATTTCGCAGAGACAACACATACTGAATTTAAGAACTTCTCTACAGAGAGTTATCTTGGAATACATTAGAAAAACCATCCCAAAGTATGTCTCTCCCTTTGCAAATACTCAgggtatttcttttttagagTGGATGACAGCAGAAAAGTCATTGGAAGCCATAGTTCGGTGGAGAAAGAAGCTTTAGACATAAGAGTAGCTGACCCCATGGGCTCGATGCCCACTCATCGCTTCCTCAGCTCTCAGGCCAGCGTGCAGTTTGAGGCTGACACCCTGAGCATTTATGCCAAAGCAGAATGGC
This genomic interval from Falco peregrinus isolate bFalPer1 chromosome 2, bFalPer1.pri, whole genome shotgun sequence contains the following:
- the BCL7B gene encoding B-cell CLL/lymphoma 7 protein family member B isoform X1; this encodes MSGRSVRAETRSRAKDDIKKVMAAIERVRRWEKKWVTVGDTSLRIFKWVPVADSKEKEKSKSSSSTAREPNGFPADTSANSSLLLEFQGAVSADENSNQSSLSDVYQLKVDSSPNSSPSPQQSESMSPAHTSDFRTDDSQPPTLGQETLEEPSLPSSEVADEPPTLTKEEPVPLETQVTEEEDDSGAPPLKRFCADQNSVCHTASES
- the BCL7B gene encoding B-cell CLL/lymphoma 7 protein family member B isoform X2, whose translation is MSGRSVRAETRSRAKDDIKKVMAAIERVRRWEKKWVTVGDTSLRIFKWVPVADSKEKEKSKSSSSTAREPNGFPADTSANSSLLLEFQDENSNQSSLSDVYQLKVDSSPNSSPSPQQSESMSPAHTSDFRTDDSQPPTLGQETLEEPSLPSSEVADEPPTLTKEEPVPLETQVTEEEDDSGAPPLKRFCADQNSVCHTASES